GCCTGCCGTCCTAAGTGAGGAGGTCAAGCTGCTTCTCAGGTTGTCTCATTTTGTCCATTCTACCTTTCCCTTGCTGCAGTCAGCTGTCTGGTTCTTTGTGATCTAGGCCTCCAATGTAGTGGGCCCAGTGGAAATGTGGGTTAGAACATAGAAAGAGCCCTATACTACTCACTAAGGTAGGCCGTGGAGTGAGAAGTTCCAGGTGGCCACAGCCATTAGTATCACGCCTGGAGAGGGGGTTCGCGTTGGGCCCTAGAGGATGGCCATCCCATCCAGAGTGGATCAGGAACCTTGGCACTCTTGGTGACGACGCCCTTCTCATCATAGTCTTCCAGCACTGGCCTGGCCTCCTCCTGGAATGTAAGCTGCCTAGTGGCTTCCCAGTGTCCTACGTGGAGCCTGATGGTTACGTACTACCCATATCTGCTAGCCGCCTGAAGACAGCTCAAGTGCTCCTGACTTAGTCTGTGATCTGTCTCCAAGCCAGTGTGCTGGGTCTGATGCAGACTGATAGACGGCCTTGGGTTAGGGCGATGTGTAAGCGGGTGGTGGGAATTCCAGATAGGCTGGAAGCCTGCTTGCAGGACTTCAATTGAACCGAAAGACTTGACAGAAACTAGGGAACTTGGAACAGTATCCAATTGTTAAGCCCCCAGGTCAGGTCAACCAACCCATAGAATATGCTGAGCGTCCTATACATTTACAGGAATATACTACAAAAGTCCAACCCAGGCTCCTCAGGAGGCTCCAGCTAGCCAAGCTGGATGAAGTGTTTGAAGAATGTGCCTTGTCCTGATAGTTGTAGCACAGATAGGCACATCTGCAAAGAGATGCACAGTACAGTGAACACAGCCATGGGTGAGACACGCCTTTTACATATGTTACAGGCCAGGTGCCATCTGCCAGCTGATGGTAGTTAAGTGTCCTGTGAGGATCGGGCAGGGCAAGGTGCTTGGTCAGGCAGGGTCTGTGCTCACGAGCAGTTTGACAGCATGCAGTGCAGAGTGAGGAGATGATGGCCTGGGCTTGCTCTTGGCAGTCATGGCGCCATTGCTGTCGTTTTAGAGAGCCAAGTAAGGTTTTAcacaagaaaaaggagaaagggagaagtctTAAGACGTTTATTTAGAAAGCTCAGTTTTGACAAAAAATGTACCCCCACATTTGCATAGCCATGGGGTGGACCATGCTTGCCTCTGAATGGGTACCTTTGCAGTCTGATAGAAGAGGCTCCAGTGCTTCACCATGAGAGTCTGCTTTTTCCCACACTTGAGAGGATGTTCCTATGTGTGAGACCACATCTGGTGGCCAGTGTGGATGCTACCACAATGCAGTGACATACAGACCAATTGGTCACTGGCCCCCTTTCACATGTCACTGCAATGAGCTGACAGATCTGGGACCTTGCAAGAAGAGAGTCCCCTCCTTACCCAGGACCTGACCTATATTAGCCTCATAGGAGCAGATGGGGGTCTCTCTCTTGCTTCCCTTTTGTTTGGAAGCATTTCCAGGGTCTGGGCCTGGGCAGTGAGGGGAGCATCTAGGTACCCGCTGTGCCACTGATAAAGGGTTGCATGACATTCTTGGGTGTTAGGTTTTTATACCACGACTTGATCTTTATGGCCATCAAGGGTCTTCTCCCTGGAATTACATGATTGAGCAAAACTTAGACTGGCCGGTGTTCCTAGAGACCCCAAGCTGGTTCTTGTCTCGGACTAAGATGGCCTCGTTCCCATACTGCGAGTACCACATGCTGCGGCTTCTGCTCAGGTATGTACTGGGCGGTACAGACTCCAActtctgctgttgctgttgccaaaTGAGCAAGGACATGTCCCTGTACCGGAGGCGGGCATAGGATTCAGACAGGGCCTTCTCTGCCAGTGGGACTCGTCTACTCATCCCACAGGCCCAGGTCCCGCACACCCGGCTTCCTCCTAGGCCACGAACAGCTGGCTGATTTACTTTGTTAATTGGCCAACAACCCTGATGGCTGTTGGGTTCAGGAGTCCTTGTTCAACTTAATAGTGAACGTAGGTAACTCCACCTTCCATAGGCAAGATCCTCAGGAGGACAGGAAAATCCAAGACATCTCTGACCATTCAGAAGCCATGTCAGAGCCATTCCAGACAGAAAGTTCTATAGTGTTGACAGTGACTCCACACCACTCCTGGGAAGGCTGCCTCTGCAATACTGCTGAGCTCAAAAAGATGTATTCAGGGTTCCGGCAGCAGGGGTTGACCTGCCCACACCACTCAAAACACAGTAGGGATGTGAACTAAGCGTTGGTTCAGGTCCTTTCTTCTAGCCAGTCTTCCACTCCTACCAAGGGTGACACTGCAAAGGGAAGAAACTGTCAGGAGGGGAATCAGGGGCAGGCCCAGCACAGGCCTTGCCACCAGAAGCAGCCTCTCTGGGTCAGAGAGTTCAGCGAGGCTACTCACGGATGCAGCTAGTTGAGCTGAGTGGAAGGGTGAGGCAGGTGGACAATCGCGGGGCCCTTAATAACCCACGGATGGTTGGTAGTCTCAGAGTTTCCTCTCCGCTGGTGAGAGACGTGTTCCTCAGCTATGGAACAGAGAACTCCTGGGAGGAAGAAGGATGCAAGCCCCACGGCTCTGCGCCCAGCAAAGTCACCGCTTGCCTGGAAGCTCCCAGCGGAGCGGACTTTGCCACCGGAGCTCGCGGACACGCGTGGGCCTGCTGACGCAAGGGATTCAGGTCCTGGGTGGAGCTAGGAGGCCGCGGCTACGTCTCCATGGCAGCGTCGCAGGCGTGGCGAGCCGAGCGCCGAGGTCCCGCCTGCGGACGGACCCATCGATCATTCCGTGGGGCGGGGCCAAAGACCCAGAGGGAGTGGAGGAGCGGccagagaggggtggggaagaaaaggggaggcgGGGGTTGAGGGGtggctgggagagaggaggaactggTGTGTTTTGATGGGGTGCTGAGAGAGGAGAtctagaggaaagggagaggggaggagctggaagagaggaggagccaGAAAAAGTGGCAAGAGAGGTCGGAAagagcaagatccaggataaGGAAAGAGTGGAGAGGCGGGTCCCAAGAAAATAGGGAGTGTGTAGTTGGGGAATAATCTAGGAGATGGGGAGGCTCTGGAGTGGGGAGGATGAGAGGAATGGAGGAGCTGGGAAGGAGCCCGAGAAGAAAGACCTGGGGAGGAGAAGATGAGGATTGAGAGGAGGAGTCTGAAGAGGCGGAGGAAGAAGGGGCGTTTGGGGGGAGCAGAGGGGGCATTGCGAGAGTCGGTGGAAGGGGTGgaaaacacaaaggcagaagccAGGATAGAAAAGGAACCTGGGGAAGACACACGGGAGTCAGGATTGGGCTTGGGTTGGGGCTAAAAGCTGGGGAGAAGAACTTGGGGGCAGATGTGAGGAGGAGCCTGGAGGGCGAGGAACGGCTAGGAGGCCACCTGGAGGAGACGCTGGGGAGGGAGTAGGAGTTAGCATTAAGGCACCTTCCCAAGTCTGGATCCTGACATGGTTCCTGAGGCTTTTATGTTTGGATTGGGGCTTTTGTGGTCTGGAGTTTGCCTCCACggccttgggcatgctaggcaagtgctctaaggCGAAGCTTTGTCCTCAGTTCTCCTTATTTCCTTTGTGAAGTTTCCTTTTCAGCCCTATTGCTGTTTCTATTGACATCCCACTCAGATGATGGGCGCACttgttttcaattatttaatGTGGCGTGGGATGCATCATTTCAAAAGTAGCTGTGAAACCCTGCCGTTCCACATACTGCTCATTTGAATTGTCCTAAAGCCCCAGGAAAATTCAGCATACACTCCAACTAGACCCAGCCAAACACTTTGACCCTGTGTccattgtttttcttcataagGTTTTCTTTTCACAGTTTAGTCCGATGCCAGTTAAGAATATTGACATCAGTGGATGGTGAAGAAGGAGCAGGATGGGACATGGGACGGTGGTGGTCAGAgcttgaggggcagaggcaggcagatctctgagtttgaggccagtttagtCTAGGcagtgagttttaggccaaccaaggctacgtagcaagatcttgtctcaaatagagaggagagagaaaagaaagaatactgagACCAACTTGCAGAataccatttttgttgttgtttttccagatagggtttctcgGTGTAACAGTTCTGACTGTCCTAGACTCTCTTTGTtgaccagactgtccttgaactcacagagatctgcttgcctctgcctcctgagtgttgggattaaaggcatgcgcacccccccccccaagcttgGAAtagcaattctttcttttttttttttttaaagatttatttatttatttaatgtacagcattctgcctgcatatgtgactgcaggccagaagagggcaccagatctcattacagatggttgtgagccaccatgtggttgctgggaattgaactcaggacctctggaagagcagtcagtgctcttaaccgctgagccatctctccagccctggaatacCAATTCTTTACATGGGCATTTATCGGTCTGCCTGTCTGCCCCTTTGTCTATTtattgtgtgcttatgtgtggtCATGCACAGGCCATTGTACACATGGGGAGATGAGAGTTCAGCTTGAGGGAGTTTGTTCTTTCACTCGGGATCGAACGTAGGTTGTCAGTTTTGGTGGCACATTCCCTTACCTACTGACCCGTGTTGCTTACTGACCTTGTCTCCGGGCCTCcaccttgtttatttgtttgtgtgtgtgtgtgtgggtagcatgtgtgcatgtggaagtcagaagacaacacGTAGGAGTTCATTCCTTCCACAGACCAAGCTCAGATGGGCTTGGCGGTTCTCACCCAAAGCGGTGATCACCTTACCTGCTGAACGATCTCATCTGTCCACGCACCTcactttttgagacaatgtcttccACTGACCTTAAAGCATGCCGATGATTTGGAATATTCTTGTCCTTGCCTCCTTAGTGGTGGACGCATACCACTGTGCCGGGCTTTATCATGGGTCCCATGAACCAGCCCAGGTCCTTATGTTTGTGTAGCAAGCCCATTACTGATGGGACCGTTTCCCTAGTGCCCTACCTTCCCTCCTTCACAATGTTTCCATGCGGAGCCCAGGTAGCCCATGTCCTCCTTGAGTTCTTCTGCTGCTtttgttgcttgcttgcttgcttgcttccttccttccttccttccttccttccttcctccttcctttctttcttttttcttt
The DNA window shown above is from Rattus rattus isolate New Zealand chromosome 5, Rrattus_CSIRO_v1, whole genome shotgun sequence and carries:
- the Brd3os gene encoding putative uncharacterized protein BRD3OS is translated as MSRRVPLAEKALSESYARLRYRDMSLLIWQQQQQKLESVPPSTYLSRSRSMWYSQYGNEAILVRDKNQLGVSRNTGQSKFCSIM